The stretch of DNA ctaacagCCAGGCTGAGTCTAGTAACAAGACTTTGATTAAGCTCATTAAAAataagattgaggaaaatcctagaaggtggcgtGAAGTTTTGTTTGAAGCTCTATAGGCACATCACATTTCAAGGCATGGTGCCACAAAGGTTACTCCTTTTGAGTTAGTATATGGTCAAGAGGCCGTGTTATCCGTCAAAGTAAATTTGGAGGCATACAGGCTTGCCAAATAAAATGTTTTATGAGTAGTTGTGTatcatgatctgatgatggatAATATCGATGAGGTGACTGATGTAAGATTAAAAGCTCTCAAGAAGATAGAAAACGACAAAGCTCGAGTTGCCAAGGCATACAACAAAAAGGTCGAGAGCAAATCCTTCCAAGGAGGAGAGTTAGTGTGGAAAACCATACTTCCTATTGGGTCAAAGAGTAATAAGTCTAGCAAGTGGTCAtcaaattgggaaggtccttacaaAGTAATCAGAGTCATACATGGTAATTCTTATATGCTAGAGACATTGCAAGGTGAACATCTCAAAGTAGCATTCCACGGGAGATATATGAAAAAGCATTTTCCAAGTGTTTGGCAAGAAGCCTAAGTGCTCTCCAAACAATGGCCGATACATGCATCGCCCTTAGAACAAAAATGGCCGATGCATACATCGCCCTTAGTCACAACCGAGGAGATGGGCATCCTCGTTGTTTGGTTTTATTTGATTAAAGTATTTTCAGGTTCATGCATCATTCACCTAAAAACAGGGAGGCATATGTTGACAATCAAATTAGGCCTAAGCCAATTTAAATAGGGTCATGATAGTTTTGGTCTAGTCTAAGGAAACTTCATAAAGCAATATAATAATAGTACCACATTGGTTTTCCTATGGGATAAGATCACCACTACCCCTTATAAAATAAGGGATACATGGCCGATTGAATTCCCATCTATCCAATCGACAAAACACAAAACATATCTATTCTTTGTcctaatttttttatttctcaACCTCTCTTGCTATTCAGCACGTCTCCCGGTGAGATTTGCCGGCATCCTAGGTGGCCTTGCTGGTTATAGGAGGTCCACCGCGTGCTCCTCCCCGACGGGTCTTTccgggagaagtttgggagcttTTTTCAGCCATGAACAGGCTCTACATCGGCCTTATCGGTCTCTTGATCGGTTTGATCGATTACGCTGTGTTCTTGTTGCGTTGAAGGTTGATCTATAATCTCTCCGGGCGTCCAAGGCCCTCGTTGGTGTGTTGGCTTGGAGTGATCTTCAGCATCAACAGATAGAATATGGCGAACTATTACCACAACCATTTCAGCTACAGAAGCACACCCGAATTAAATCAAAGGTGGGTCCTAGTAAAAAAAGAATGTCTAGGACTTCAGCTACAGTAGGCACAATGATTAAATCTCCAGTTCACAGTACGCAAACATCTCTCAGACTCAACAACTAAGAGAAAGCATGAACAGAACAAACACTGGTTAATGGACTAAGGAGGAAGTAGGTAAGATGTGCAAGAGTTTGCTGCAGCTCGTGCTCTTCTGCTAGTGCAAAAGCGAAAGAACACAGAACAGAGATATACAGATAAGGGAGATCACTGGGCAGCTTCAGGCCTTGTTGCTGGCAAGGATTTGATATAATCATTTTTTACTTTCTTGAGTACCACTACGACATCGCTCATCGATAATCTTTGGTCAGGTGCATCAGTTGAGCAGAGCAAACCCAACTCAAAGATTGGTGGAACGAAGGGCTTCAGATCGCAGTCAGCAAAGGGAGGACCTTGCAGGAGCTTATCATCTAGAGCATCGACAATCTCTGACAGGAATGCTTGACGAACCCACTCCCTGATGCTCAGATCTCCTATGAACATAGGATCGGTGGGTTTCTTTCCGATGAAGACTTCAAGAAGCATGATTCCAAAGCTGAACACATCGCTCTTGCGAGATGCCTTCCCAAATGATCCATACTCTGCTCAATAATCAGAAAATCAAATATTACAACAATTAAGCAATCAGGAGGAACTACAATGATCATACACACCACTCACAGGTATAACTACAGTATAAGCTAGCGATAGTACCTGGTGCCATGTACCCAAGTGTTCCAGGCATACTTGCAGTGACCATGGAGCTGTCGTCACCTGATAGAAATTTTGCAATGCCAAAGTCTGTCACGTGTGCTGTCATGTCGCTGTCAAATAGCACGTTGGTAGGTTTCAAGTCGCAGTGCAAGACAACCTGGAAATGCTGATGGTGCAAATACTCCATTGCCATTGACACATCTAGCATGATCTCCAACCTCTTAAGGAATCCCAAGCTACTTGTTGTAACTTCAGAGTGTAGAAGCTTATCTAAGCTACCATTGGGCATGTACTGTAGCACAAGTGCTCTAAAGTCTTGGTTGGAGCATGTGCTTAGTATTTTTATGAGGTTGCGGTGTCGAGCAATGCGAAGCACATGGCACTCAGCATCAAAGCTTGTAATTGCATGTTCTAGTCGTGTGTCTAGAACTTTTATTGCAACAACCAAACCGTTGCTCAGTGGGCCTTTGAAAACTTTTGCAGAACTTCCAGTTCCCAGAAGGTTGTTAGGGCTGAAGTTATCGGTGGCCAAAATGAGCTCACGGTAGGAGAATAATCTCTGTCTTACAGGATTTGCTGGATCAATGACAAAAGCTCCATCATCACGCTTGGTCTTAGCTTTCCTTGTGATCATTATGTAGACACAAAGAACAATAGAGCTAAATGCAACAgtgacaactggaagaaggaaAATTAGAAGGTTTCTTTTGTTGGAGTGAGAGCCCTCAAGACATGGAGAAAATCCAAGATGGGGAGACCCACATAGCCCACCATTTCCAATCAAACATTTTGACGTGATGTTGGAAAAAACACCTCCATCTGGTATTTTCCCTTGTAGTTTATTGAAGGAAAGATTTAAGGTTGTCAAATCTGTGAAATTAGCAAGGAACATGGGAATGGTACCTGAGATATTATTGAAGGagagatccaaatatgatagGCTAGTAAGCATTCGAAAAGAATCAGGGATTGGTCCATCGAATGAGTTATGTGATAGATTTAGGAAGTTGAGCATCACAATTTGTCCAAACGATTCTGGGATAGTTCCATTGAAAAAGTTAGATGAGAGGTCAATATAAACCACTTGTTTTAGACTACCAACATCACTCGGCAGTGGACCAACAAAGAAATTGCTAGAAAGATCTAGTATGGTAAGTTTATCTAGGTGGAACAAGCTTGCTGGTATAGACGAATTTAACTGGTTACTAGATAAGCTTATTTGTTCTAGCAAACTAAGGTTGCCAATGCTCTCGGGTATAGAGCCAAAGAATTTGTTTCCTTGAAGCCAGAACTGTTGTAAGCTCCTAAGCAT from Sorghum bicolor cultivar BTx623 chromosome 8, Sorghum_bicolor_NCBIv3, whole genome shotgun sequence encodes:
- the LOC8082789 gene encoding putative receptor-like protein kinase At3g47110 isoform X1 gives rise to the protein MAPIIFLGISILSALCPSCSASSSPMPPATNATGRRNDLAALLAFQAQLSDPTGVLATSWRTNVSFCRWIGVSCNHHRRQRVTALSLTDVLLQGELSPHLGNLSFLSMLNLVNTGLTGHIPAELGMLSRLKVLSLFDNGLTGPIPCNIGNLTKLEDLRLSYNRLTYEIPLGLLRNMHSLKILYLARNELTGQIPPYLFNNTQSLRGISLSNNSLSGPLPHNLGSLPMLEFLNLEVNNLLSGTVPTTIYNMSRLRWLYLSGNNFTGPFPTNQSFSLPLLKELSIAQNNFVGSIPSGLAACKYLETLDLQENYFVDVIPTWLAQLPCLTALALGVNNLVGSIPSVLSNLTHLTVLTLLFNQLTGPIPAFLGNFSKLSMISLGANQFSGPVPATLGDIPVLGQLGLGSNNLDGNLNFLSSLSNCRKLQVIDLSNNSFIGGLPDHTGNLSTELISFAADSNKLTGKLPSTLSNLSRLEALNLYNNLFTGEIPKTITMMQELVALDVTDNDLSGSIPTSIGMLRSLQQFWLQGNKFFGSIPESIGNLSLLEQISLSSNQLNSSIPASLFHLDKLTILDLSSNFFVGPLPSDVGSLKQVVYIDLSSNFFNGTIPESFGQIVMLNFLNLSHNSFDGPIPDSFRMLTSLSYLDLSFNNISGTIPMFLANFTDLTTLNLSFNKLQGKIPDGGVFSNITSKCLIGNGGLCGSPHLGFSPCLEGSHSNKRNLLIFLLPVVTVAFSSIVLCVYIMITRKAKTKRDDGAFVIDPANPVRQRLFSYRELILATDNFSPNNLLGTGSSAKVFKGPLSNGLVVAIKVLDTRLEHAITSFDAECHVLRIARHRNLIKILSTCSNQDFRALVLQYMPNGSLDKLLHSEVTTSSLGFLKRLEIMLDVSMAMEYLHHQHFQVVLHCDLKPTNVLFDSDMTAHVTDFGIAKFLSGDDSSMVTASMPGTLGYMAPEYGSFGKASRKSDVFSFGIMLLEVFIGKKPTDPMFIGDLSIREWVRQAFLSEIVDALDDKLLQGPPFADCDLKPFVPPIFELGLLCSTDAPDQRLSMSDVVVVLKKVKNDYIKSLPATRPEAAQ
- the LOC8082789 gene encoding probable LRR receptor-like serine/threonine-protein kinase At3g47570 isoform X3, which produces MAPIIFLGISILSALCPSCSASSSPMPPATNATGRRNDLAALLAFQAQLSDPTGVLATSWRTNVSFCRWIGVSCNHHRRQRVTALSLTDVLLQGELSPHLGDDSSMVTASMPGTLGYMAPEYGSFGKASRKSDVFSFGIMLLEVFIGKKPTDPMFIGDLSIREWVRQAFLSEIVDALDDKLLQGPPFADCDLKPFVPPIFELGLLCSTDAPDQRLSMSDVVVVLKKVKNDYIKSLPATRPEAAQ